A genomic window from Rhizobium sp. 007 includes:
- a CDS encoding efflux RND transporter periplasmic adaptor subunit, translating to MIRRGFIISSVLVLGGLLTACSDSGNNQAGGAGAPGAAAQQAAPVGVVALKKDTFPVTTILPGRAEAYQTADIRPQVSGIIREIAFRDGSEVKKGDLLYQIEDAPYVATVEQAKAAIAKAEASVPSAQSNFDRYQRLVGSGATQIEFETAKTTLLQAHAEVESAKATLASAQIDLDHTKIVAPFDGVIDETAYNVGNVVAANQTAALTTIRQLDPIYVSLTESSTNLLRLRDALASGTVRGEGADVAFRLILENGKEYAQKGKLDMSKQIVSETTGTFIIRVLFPNPDLVILPGMYVRATVELGAEVGYALPQLATSRDATGRLTAQFISADGKVEARVFENASPSNNSWLVTDGVKDGDQLIVSGLQSIAPGMPVTPVPMKINESGVVVAAEQAAAGDAQKPAAQ from the coding sequence ATGATACGGCGTGGCTTCATCATCTCTTCAGTTTTGGTGCTGGGCGGATTGCTTACTGCCTGCAGCGACAGCGGCAACAACCAGGCCGGCGGCGCAGGCGCGCCTGGAGCGGCGGCTCAGCAGGCAGCCCCGGTCGGTGTCGTGGCGCTGAAGAAGGACACGTTCCCGGTCACGACGATCCTTCCGGGCCGGGCCGAGGCTTATCAGACGGCCGATATCCGTCCGCAGGTCAGCGGCATCATCCGTGAAATCGCCTTCAGAGACGGCAGCGAGGTGAAAAAGGGCGACCTCCTCTATCAGATCGAAGACGCGCCTTATGTTGCAACCGTCGAACAGGCCAAGGCGGCAATCGCCAAGGCCGAAGCCAGCGTGCCGAGCGCGCAGAGTAATTTCGACCGCTACCAGCGCCTCGTCGGCAGCGGCGCGACACAGATCGAATTCGAAACGGCAAAGACCACCCTTCTCCAGGCTCACGCTGAGGTCGAATCGGCCAAGGCCACCCTTGCCTCCGCGCAAATCGATCTCGACCACACGAAGATCGTCGCGCCGTTCGACGGCGTCATCGACGAGACGGCCTACAACGTGGGCAACGTGGTGGCCGCCAATCAGACAGCGGCGCTGACGACGATCCGCCAGCTTGACCCGATCTATGTTTCGCTGACCGAATCGAGCACCAATCTCCTCAGGCTCCGTGATGCCTTGGCATCTGGCACCGTTCGGGGTGAAGGCGCCGATGTCGCATTCCGGCTCATCCTGGAAAACGGCAAGGAATACGCCCAGAAGGGCAAGCTGGATATGTCGAAGCAGATCGTCAGCGAGACGACCGGCACCTTCATCATCCGCGTGCTCTTCCCGAATCCGGATCTGGTCATTTTGCCGGGCATGTATGTGCGCGCAACCGTCGAACTTGGCGCCGAGGTCGGCTATGCGCTGCCGCAACTCGCCACCAGCCGCGACGCAACCGGGCGTCTGACGGCGCAGTTCATCTCCGCTGATGGCAAAGTCGAGGCACGTGTCTTCGAAAACGCCTCGCCCTCCAACAATTCCTGGCTCGTGACCGACGGCGTGAAGGATGGCGATCAGCTGATCGTCAGCGGTCTGCAGTCGATCGCGCCCGGCATGCCGGTTACGCCCGTCCCCATGAAGATCAATGAAAGCGGTGTGGTCGTGGCTGCCGAGCAGGCAGCGGCCGGTGACGCCCAGAAGCCGGCCGCGCAGTAG
- a CDS encoding efflux RND transporter permease subunit produces MAKFFIRRPIFAWVIAISIMLAGLLGIFTLSISQYPDIAPTTVRINATYRGASAETVEKSVTTIIEDGMTGLDDLTYMTSTSSTGSASISLTFGTSVDPDIAQVQVQNKLQLVQSQLPDDVIDAGISVTRSTSSILLVGSLVSTDGKRNSVDLGNILSNQIEDQIQRLEGVGSINIFGSGYAMRVWLDPFKLQKYQLTPSDVTSAIEAQNTQVSVGSLGAQPLVEGQQLNVTITAQSQLTTVADFERIILKVEKDGSTVRLSDVSRIEIGQESYGGSSRYNGQPSSGFAVNLAIGANAIDTAERVRSALDTIGRGLPEGVEITYPYDTTPFVELSIEKVVHTLIEAIVLVFVVLLVFLQNLRATLIPTIAVPVVLLGTFGILAATGYSINTLTMFAMVLAIGLLVDDAIVVVENVERIMSEEKLSPLEATEKSMGEITGAIVGIALVLTAVFIPMAFFGGSTGIIYRQFSITIVSAMLLSALVAIVLTPALCASMLKPVGEHRKHRVGDWFNRNFTRSTNGYVRTIGYLLKRPIRVMLVFLLVGAGCAYLFTRLPSSFLPQEDQGVLLTIVTTPPGSTTQQTQAVVEKVEKYYRENEKDSVESVFGALGFSFNGSGQNSAIVFTKLKDFSLRTDPNQHAQAIVTRALKTFFTFREAQVFALLPPAIQGLGVSSGFSMYLVDTGGHGTAALDTASKRLIQMANASGKVVALRNNNKEVEPQMRIVIDQEKIGAMGVDISAVNAMLSVIFTGRDVNDFTLNGEIKPVYVQGDAPFRMQPTDLDHWYARNSSGEMVPFSAFTTTEWVKGAPTLARFNAVSAIPLEGASAPGVSSGDAMNEMEALTAQLGGGYTVAWQGISYQERLSGSQAPMLYAISVLVVFLCLAALYESWSIPFSVIMAVPVGVLGALMAATLFGQANDVYFKVGLLTTIGLAAKNAILIVEFAKDRMETGMGLFEATLEAARLRLRPIIMTSLAFILGVVPLAVATGAGSAAQNAIGIGVLGGMLAATALGIFFVPSFFVVIRRVFSRRKKIVA; encoded by the coding sequence ATGGCCAAGTTTTTCATCCGACGCCCGATTTTTGCCTGGGTCATTGCGATTTCCATCATGCTCGCAGGCTTGCTCGGCATCTTCACTCTGTCGATCTCGCAGTATCCGGACATCGCACCCACCACGGTGCGTATCAACGCCACCTATCGCGGCGCGAGCGCTGAAACCGTAGAGAAATCGGTGACGACGATCATCGAAGACGGCATGACCGGCCTTGATGACCTCACCTACATGACTTCGACCTCGTCGACCGGTTCGGCGAGCATCTCGCTGACGTTTGGAACAAGCGTCGACCCGGACATCGCCCAGGTGCAGGTCCAGAACAAGCTGCAGCTCGTTCAATCGCAGCTTCCCGATGACGTCATCGATGCCGGCATCAGCGTCACGCGATCGACCTCCAGTATCCTTTTGGTCGGCTCGCTGGTTTCGACCGACGGCAAGCGGAATTCCGTCGACCTCGGCAACATCCTGTCTAATCAGATCGAAGATCAGATCCAGCGTCTCGAAGGCGTCGGCAGCATCAATATATTCGGTTCGGGTTACGCCATGCGCGTCTGGCTCGATCCCTTCAAGCTGCAGAAGTATCAGCTGACGCCAAGCGACGTAACCTCGGCTATCGAGGCCCAGAACACCCAGGTCTCCGTTGGCTCGCTCGGCGCACAGCCGCTCGTCGAAGGCCAACAGCTGAACGTCACGATCACCGCGCAGAGCCAGCTGACGACGGTCGCGGACTTCGAGCGGATCATTCTGAAAGTGGAAAAGGACGGCTCGACGGTCCGCCTCAGCGATGTCTCGCGCATCGAAATCGGCCAGGAAAGCTACGGCGGCTCTTCGCGCTACAATGGTCAGCCCTCGAGCGGCTTTGCCGTCAACCTCGCGATCGGCGCCAACGCCATCGATACCGCGGAGCGCGTTCGCTCGGCGCTCGACACGATCGGACGCGGCCTGCCGGAAGGCGTGGAGATCACCTATCCTTACGACACGACGCCCTTCGTCGAGCTGTCGATCGAAAAGGTCGTCCATACCCTCATCGAAGCGATCGTTCTCGTCTTCGTGGTTCTTCTTGTCTTCCTGCAGAACCTGCGCGCGACGCTGATCCCAACCATCGCCGTGCCGGTGGTGCTGCTTGGAACCTTCGGCATTCTCGCGGCAACGGGATATTCGATCAACACGCTGACCATGTTCGCCATGGTTCTCGCAATCGGCCTCCTCGTCGACGACGCTATCGTCGTTGTCGAGAACGTCGAGCGCATCATGTCGGAGGAAAAGCTATCGCCGCTTGAGGCGACCGAGAAGTCGATGGGCGAAATCACCGGCGCCATCGTCGGCATCGCGCTGGTTCTGACCGCCGTCTTCATTCCGATGGCCTTTTTCGGCGGTTCGACCGGCATCATCTACCGTCAGTTCTCGATCACCATCGTTTCGGCCATGCTGCTTTCGGCCCTCGTCGCCATCGTGCTGACGCCGGCACTCTGCGCGAGCATGCTGAAACCGGTCGGCGAACACAGGAAGCACCGCGTCGGCGACTGGTTCAACCGCAACTTCACGCGCTCGACCAATGGCTACGTCCGCACCATCGGCTATCTGTTGAAGCGTCCGATCCGGGTCATGCTGGTGTTCCTGCTCGTCGGCGCCGGTTGCGCCTATCTGTTCACGCGCCTGCCGAGCTCGTTCCTGCCGCAGGAAGATCAGGGCGTTCTGCTGACGATCGTCACCACGCCGCCCGGATCGACCACGCAACAGACCCAGGCCGTCGTCGAGAAGGTCGAAAAATACTATCGCGAAAACGAGAAGGACTCCGTCGAGTCGGTTTTCGGCGCCCTTGGCTTCAGCTTCAACGGCTCCGGCCAGAACAGCGCGATCGTCTTCACCAAGCTCAAGGACTTCTCGCTTCGTACCGATCCCAATCAGCACGCGCAGGCGATCGTGACGCGGGCGCTCAAGACCTTCTTCACCTTCCGCGAAGCGCAGGTCTTCGCATTGCTTCCGCCGGCGATACAGGGTCTCGGCGTGTCCAGCGGCTTCTCGATGTACCTCGTCGATACCGGCGGACACGGCACAGCTGCGCTCGACACCGCCTCCAAGCGGCTGATCCAGATGGCCAATGCCAGCGGCAAGGTGGTCGCCCTCCGCAATAACAACAAGGAGGTCGAGCCGCAGATGCGGATCGTCATCGACCAGGAGAAGATCGGCGCCATGGGCGTCGATATATCTGCGGTCAATGCGATGCTCTCTGTCATCTTCACCGGCCGCGACGTCAATGACTTCACGCTGAACGGCGAGATCAAGCCGGTCTACGTGCAGGGCGATGCGCCCTTCCGAATGCAGCCGACTGACCTCGACCACTGGTATGCCCGCAACTCTTCCGGCGAAATGGTTCCCTTCTCCGCCTTCACCACGACGGAATGGGTAAAGGGTGCCCCGACGCTCGCCCGCTTCAACGCGGTCAGCGCGATCCCGCTAGAGGGCGCTTCGGCACCGGGCGTCAGCTCCGGCGACGCCATGAACGAGATGGAGGCCCTGACTGCACAGCTCGGCGGCGGCTATACGGTCGCCTGGCAGGGCATTTCCTATCAGGAGCGGCTCTCGGGTTCGCAGGCGCCGATGCTTTATGCAATTTCGGTGCTCGTCGTCTTCCTTTGCCTCGCCGCACTCTACGAAAGCTGGTCGATTCCGTTCTCGGTGATCATGGCGGTGCCTGTCGGCGTGCTCGGCGCGCTTATGGCTGCGACCCTCTTCGGACAAGCGAACGACGTCTACTTCAAGGTCGGTCTTCTGACGACGATCGGTCTCGCAGCGAAGAACGCGATTCTGATCGTCGAATTCGCCAAGGACCGGATGGAGACCGGAATGGGGCTCTTCGAGGCGACTTTGGAAGCGGCAAGGCTGCGTTTGCGCCCGATCATCATGACATCACTTGCCTTCATTCTGGGCGTCGTGCCTCTTGCCGTCGCCACCGGCGCGGGCTCCGCAGCCCAGAACGCAATCGGCATCGGTGTCCTCGGCGGCATGCTCGCGGCGACTGCGCTCGGGATTTTCTTCGTGCCGTCCTTCTTCGTCGTCATCCGACGCGTATTCTCCCGCCGCAAGAAAATTGTGGCGTGA